A region from the Eretmochelys imbricata isolate rEreImb1 chromosome 16, rEreImb1.hap1, whole genome shotgun sequence genome encodes:
- the LOC144276011 gene encoding ficolin-2-like yields the protein MKMRRRAKLPLPRPAPAMRRAAQQTLLAVLCLAAAVCEAQDTCPDVKIVGLSGSEKLTVLQGCPGIPGAMGPKGDPGHAGMRGERGAPGIPGKMGPAGEKGEKGESGEPETTGPRNCKELLAKGRTLSGWYAIYPGVADDSITVFCDMDTDGGGWTVFQRRADGSVDFFRDWDSYKKGFGNQLTEFWLGNDNIHLLTSLATCELRVDLSDTENNKSFAHYETFSISGQSDKYRLNLGKFLTGTAGDSLSGHKNMTFTTKDNDNDMHSANCALLYKGGWWYNKCHGSNLNGLYLLGPHKSYTDSVIWATGKGAHYSYKVSEMKFRPV from the exons ATGAAGATGAGGAGACGAGCGAAGCTGCCGTTGCCGAGACCAGCACCAGCCATGAGGAGAGCTGCCCAGCAAACCCTCCTCGCCGTACTCTGCCTAGCAGCAGCGGTTTGTGAGGCTCAGGACACCTGCCCAG ATGTGAAAATAGTGGGTCTCAGCGGTTCAGAGAAGCTCACTGTTCTCCAGGGCTGCCCTGGGATTCCTGGTGCCATGGGGCCCAAAGGTGACCCTGGACATGCAGGAATGAGAG GGGAACGGGGAGCTCCAGGGATCCCTGGAAAGATGGGACCAGCAGGGGAGAAag GAGAGAAAGGAGAGTCCGGAGAACCAGAAACAACAG GACCCAGAAACTGCAAGGAGCTGTTAGCCAAAGGGAGAACGCTGAGCGGCTGGTACGCCATCTACCCAGGAGTTGCTGATGATTCCATCACTGTCTTCTGTGACATGGATACAGACGGTGGAGGCTGGACT GTTTTCCAGAGACGCGCAGATGGTTCAGTGGATTTTTTCCGTGACTGGGATTCATACAAGAAGGGTTTCGGGAACCAGCTGACGGAATTCTGGCTGGGGAATGACAATATCCACCTGTTAACATCCCTTG CAACTTGTGAACTTCGTGTCGATCTGAGTGACACGGAAAACAATAAATCCTTTGCCCACTATGAGACCTTCAGCATTTCAGGACAATCTGACAAATACAGACTGAACCTAGGAAAGTTTCTTACAGGCACTGCAG GTGATTCCTTGTCTGGCCATAAAAATATGACGTTTACAACCAAAGACAATGACAATGATATGCATTCGGCGAACTGTGCTCTGCTGTACAAGGGCGGCTGGTGGTACAACAAGTGTCACGGTTCCAATCTGAATGGGCTGTACCTGCTGGGGCCCCACAAGAGCTACACAGATAGTGTCATCTGGGCAACAGGCAAAGGGGCTCACTATTCCTACAAAGTCTCAGAGATGAAGTTCAGGCCGGTTTAG